A single Micromonospora sp. CCTCC AA 2012012 DNA region contains:
- a CDS encoding ABC transporter substrate-binding protein translates to MDMRRSVGVAAASAAVVLVAGCGGGGPASGGDQKLTGDKIVLGVLNDQSGAYSELSGKNSVKAVEMAIADFKAKYGDKAVTKNISVETADHQNKPDVANSKAAEMYDRKGVDIILDVPTSSAALKVADVAKEKKKLYFNIGAATTDLTGKSCNKYTFHYAYDTYMLANGTGKTTTEQVGKSWYILYPNYAFGQDMEKNFSAAITQAGGTVIGKDGAPFPNTSGDYSSFLLKAASMNPKPQVLGTMQAGAELVNVVKQYNEFKLREKGIGLAVGLMFISDIHSLTPAALAGTTYTDAWYWNFDQQNRQWADRFQKETGTRPSFAHAANYSAAMQYLEAVQSAGTDDADAVVKQLEGKEVNDVFLRNGKIRAEDHRVIHDAYLAQVKPQAEVTEPWDYVKVLKTIPAAEAFRAPSPDCKL, encoded by the coding sequence ATGGACATGCGTAGGAGCGTGGGTGTGGCCGCCGCCTCGGCGGCGGTGGTGCTGGTCGCCGGCTGTGGCGGCGGTGGTCCGGCCTCCGGCGGCGACCAGAAGCTGACCGGCGACAAGATCGTGCTCGGCGTGCTGAACGACCAGTCCGGGGCCTACTCGGAGCTGTCCGGAAAGAACTCGGTGAAGGCCGTGGAGATGGCCATCGCCGACTTCAAGGCGAAGTACGGCGACAAGGCCGTCACGAAGAACATCAGCGTGGAGACCGCCGACCACCAGAACAAGCCCGACGTCGCCAACAGCAAGGCCGCCGAGATGTACGACCGCAAGGGCGTCGACATCATCCTCGACGTGCCGACCTCCTCGGCCGCGCTCAAGGTCGCCGACGTGGCCAAGGAGAAGAAGAAGCTCTATTTCAACATCGGCGCGGCGACCACCGACCTGACCGGCAAGAGCTGCAACAAGTACACCTTCCACTACGCGTACGACACGTACATGCTGGCCAACGGCACCGGGAAGACCACCACCGAGCAGGTCGGCAAGAGCTGGTACATCCTCTACCCGAACTACGCCTTCGGTCAGGACATGGAGAAGAACTTCTCCGCCGCGATCACGCAGGCCGGCGGGACGGTGATCGGCAAGGACGGCGCGCCGTTCCCGAACACCAGCGGCGACTACTCGTCGTTCCTGCTCAAGGCCGCGTCGATGAACCCGAAGCCGCAGGTGCTGGGCACCATGCAGGCCGGCGCCGAGCTGGTCAACGTGGTGAAGCAGTACAACGAGTTCAAGCTCCGGGAGAAGGGCATCGGGCTGGCCGTCGGCCTGATGTTCATCTCCGACATCCACTCGCTCACCCCGGCGGCGCTGGCCGGCACCACCTACACCGACGCCTGGTACTGGAACTTCGACCAGCAGAACCGCCAGTGGGCGGACCGGTTCCAGAAGGAGACGGGAACCCGGCCCTCCTTCGCCCACGCGGCCAACTACTCGGCGGCGATGCAGTACCTGGAGGCGGTGCAGTCCGCCGGCACCGACGACGCGGACGCCGTGGTCAAGCAGCTGGAGGGCAAGGAGGTCAACGACGTCTTCCTGCGGAACGGCAAGATCCGCGCCGAGGACCACCGGGTCATCCACGACGCGTACCTGGCCCAGGTGAAGCCGCAGGCCGAGGTGACCGAGCCGTGGGACTACGTCAAGGTGCTCAAGACCATCCCGGCCGCGGAGGCGTTCCGCGCCCCCTCGCCGGACTGCAAGTTGTGA
- a CDS encoding ABC transporter ATP-binding protein, with protein sequence MLRIDNLSAFYGEAQVLREVSLEVAAGEVVTLVGRNGAGKSTLLRCVMGLHPGQRGTVSLDGRDLTRLPAYRRARLGLGWVPDDRGAYATLTVTENLTLPPRVGPDPWSLERVYEAFPALWTRRDSAATMLSGGEQQMLALARVLRMGARLLLCDEPTEGLSPLLVQQVGDLLREAKQHGVTVLLVEQNLHFATGVADRHYLLAEGRIAEAMANSEVRSRERELLAYLGI encoded by the coding sequence ATGCTGCGCATCGATAACCTCTCCGCCTTCTACGGCGAGGCGCAGGTGCTGCGGGAGGTGAGCCTGGAGGTGGCCGCCGGCGAGGTGGTCACCCTGGTCGGCCGCAACGGCGCCGGCAAATCCACCCTGCTGCGCTGCGTGATGGGGCTGCACCCCGGCCAGCGGGGCACCGTCAGCCTGGACGGGCGGGACCTGACCCGGCTGCCGGCGTACAGGCGGGCGCGGCTCGGGCTCGGCTGGGTGCCCGACGACCGGGGCGCGTACGCCACCCTCACCGTCACCGAGAACCTGACCCTGCCGCCACGGGTAGGCCCCGACCCGTGGTCCCTGGAGCGGGTCTACGAGGCGTTCCCCGCCCTGTGGACCCGGCGCGACTCGGCGGCCACCATGCTCTCCGGCGGCGAGCAGCAGATGCTCGCCCTGGCCCGGGTGCTGCGGATGGGCGCCCGGCTGCTGCTCTGCGACGAGCCCACCGAGGGCCTCTCGCCGCTTCTCGTGCAGCAGGTCGGTGACCTGCTGCGGGAGGCCAAGCAGCACGGGGTGACCGTGCTGCTGGTCGAGCAGAACCTGCACTTCGCCACCGGCGTCGCCGACCGGCACTACCTGCTGGCCGAGGGACGGATCGCGGAGGCGATGGCGAACTCCGAGGTGCGCTCGCGGGAGCGCGAGCTGCTGGCGTACCTCGGGATCTGA
- a CDS encoding ABC transporter ATP-binding protein, producing MAGQALLSARGLTRDFRGFRAVDGVDLDVAPETVHALVGPNGAGKTTLFNLLTGFLPPTAGRIELAGRDVTGLPPERVARLGVARSFQITSLFPQLGAREHVELALQSSSGLGWRFWRSAKLMHRYRGRAEELLAMVGLAELAEAPAEALAYGRKRALELAIALALDPKVLLLDEPTAGMGLEDVDRTVDLISTVRRGRTVVMVEHNMSVVGRLADTVTVLQAGKVLVEGAYEQVRADERVITAYLGAADAAHR from the coding sequence ATGGCCGGGCAAGCGCTCCTGTCGGCCCGGGGGCTGACCCGGGACTTCCGGGGCTTCCGGGCGGTCGACGGCGTCGACCTGGACGTGGCCCCGGAGACGGTGCACGCGCTCGTCGGGCCGAACGGCGCCGGCAAGACCACCCTGTTCAACCTGCTCACCGGCTTCCTGCCGCCCACCGCCGGGCGGATCGAGCTGGCCGGTCGGGACGTCACCGGCCTGCCCCCGGAGCGGGTCGCCCGGCTCGGGGTGGCCCGCTCGTTCCAGATCACCAGTCTCTTCCCGCAGCTGGGCGCCCGCGAGCACGTCGAGTTGGCGTTGCAGTCGTCCAGCGGGCTGGGCTGGCGGTTCTGGCGCTCGGCGAAGCTGATGCACCGCTACCGGGGGCGGGCCGAGGAGCTGCTCGCCATGGTCGGCCTCGCCGAGCTGGCCGAGGCCCCCGCCGAGGCGCTGGCGTACGGGCGGAAGCGAGCCCTGGAGCTGGCCATCGCCCTCGCCCTGGACCCGAAGGTGCTGCTGCTCGACGAGCCCACCGCCGGGATGGGGCTGGAGGACGTCGACCGCACCGTCGACCTGATCTCCACGGTCCGGCGGGGCCGCACCGTGGTGATGGTCGAGCACAACATGAGCGTCGTCGGCCGGCTCGCCGACACCGTCACCGTGCTCCAGGCCGGCAAGGTCCTGGTCGAGGGGGCGTACGAGCAGGTCCGCGCCGACGAGCGGGTCATCACCGCCTACCTGGGAGCCGCTGATGCTGCGCATCGATAA
- a CDS encoding FAD-dependent monooxygenase, with the protein MTDRTVLISGAGIAGPALAFWLRRYGFHPTVVERAAGPRPGGQAVDVRGTARQVLDRMGLTARVRAEGVTERGMAYVDARGGVTCRMPVHAFAGEGIVAEIEIERGDLSRLLYEQTRAEVEYVFDDSIETLTDTGDGVRVTFTRTAPRTVDLVVAADGMHSRTRALAFGPEAAHVRPLGAYLAHFTTPYPNTDGWFLLHNAPGGRVVGTRPTRAGGTSALFSFVSPPLDVDRRDVAAQHRLLAGRFADVGWRAGELLAVMADAPDFYFDAYGQVHAQRWSAGRVALLGDAAWCPSPLTGQGTSLSLVGAYVLAGELAAAGGDHTRAFARYEAVLRSHVRKGQELPGGGISGFLPASRTAIRLRDASMRAMTSRPLRRLTTRLFFSQADGLDLPEYAAAR; encoded by the coding sequence GTGACCGACAGGACCGTGCTCATCTCCGGTGCCGGCATCGCCGGCCCCGCCCTCGCCTTCTGGCTGCGCCGGTACGGCTTCCACCCGACCGTGGTGGAGCGCGCCGCCGGCCCGCGCCCCGGCGGGCAGGCGGTCGACGTCCGGGGCACCGCCCGGCAGGTGCTCGACCGGATGGGGCTGACCGCCCGGGTCCGCGCCGAGGGCGTCACCGAGCGGGGGATGGCCTACGTGGACGCCCGGGGCGGGGTGACCTGCCGGATGCCGGTGCACGCCTTCGCCGGCGAGGGGATCGTCGCGGAGATCGAGATCGAGCGCGGTGACCTGTCCCGGCTGCTCTACGAACAGACCCGCGCCGAGGTGGAGTACGTCTTCGACGACTCGATCGAGACGCTGACCGACACCGGGGACGGGGTGCGGGTCACCTTCACGCGCACCGCCCCGCGCACCGTGGACCTGGTGGTGGCGGCGGACGGGATGCACTCCCGGACCCGGGCGCTGGCGTTCGGACCGGAGGCGGCCCACGTCCGGCCGCTCGGGGCGTACCTGGCGCACTTCACCACGCCGTACCCGAACACCGACGGCTGGTTCCTGCTGCACAACGCGCCCGGCGGTCGGGTGGTGGGCACCCGTCCCACCCGCGCCGGCGGCACCAGCGCCCTGTTCAGCTTCGTCTCGCCGCCGCTGGACGTCGACCGGCGGGACGTGGCCGCCCAGCACCGTCTCCTCGCCGGGCGCTTCGCCGACGTCGGTTGGCGGGCGGGGGAGCTGCTCGCCGTCATGGCCGACGCCCCGGACTTCTACTTCGACGCGTACGGGCAGGTGCACGCGCAGCGGTGGAGCGCCGGCCGGGTGGCGTTGCTCGGCGACGCCGCGTGGTGCCCGTCCCCGCTGACCGGGCAGGGCACCAGCCTCTCCCTGGTGGGCGCGTACGTCCTCGCGGGCGAGCTGGCCGCCGCGGGCGGCGACCACACGCGGGCGTTTGCGCGCTATGAGGCGGTGCTGCGGTCGCACGTCCGCAAGGGTCAGGAGCTGCCCGGCGGTGGGATCTCCGGCTTCCTGCCGGCCAGCCGCACCGCCATCCGGCTGCGGGACGCGTCGATGCGGGCGATGACCTCCCGCCCGCTGCGGCGGCTCACCACCCGGCTCTTCTTCAGCCAGGCCGACGGCCTCGACCTGCCGGAGTACGCCGCCGCCCGGTGA
- a CDS encoding TetR/AcrR family transcriptional regulator C-terminal domain-containing protein, whose protein sequence is MSQRGPGGEPPYRRIAAQIRRRIELGELRPGDRVPSARQLTREHGIAIATATRVLALLRTEGWVLTRPGAGTVVAPGPAAPPRSRRGGDRAEPELSRERVVRTAIALADAGGLAAVSMRQIAAELDVATMSLYRHVRGRDELILAMADAALGDAPLPAGRPAGWRARLELLARAQWATYRRHRWLPHVISIARPQLIRHGMAHTEWALRATGGLRLDRQVRWHMAVTLIAYVRGIATNLEMRAQAEQDTGLTDDQWVDRQVGTFQQLMAAGGFATMATLTAEGDVELDLDSVFEFGLHRLLDGYAAQIAAAAGPTGGISPGR, encoded by the coding sequence ATGTCCCAGCGTGGGCCGGGCGGGGAGCCGCCGTACCGCCGGATCGCCGCCCAGATCCGCCGCCGCATCGAACTGGGCGAGCTGCGGCCCGGCGACCGGGTGCCCTCGGCCCGTCAGCTCACCCGCGAGCACGGGATCGCCATCGCCACCGCCACCAGGGTCCTCGCCCTGCTGCGTACCGAGGGATGGGTGCTGACCCGGCCGGGCGCGGGCACCGTCGTCGCTCCCGGTCCGGCGGCACCGCCCCGGTCCCGACGCGGCGGCGACCGCGCCGAGCCGGAGCTGAGCCGGGAGCGGGTGGTGCGTACCGCGATCGCCCTCGCGGACGCGGGCGGCCTGGCGGCGGTGTCGATGCGGCAGATCGCCGCCGAGCTGGACGTGGCCACCATGTCCCTCTACCGGCACGTGCGCGGCCGGGACGAGCTGATCCTGGCGATGGCCGACGCGGCGCTGGGCGACGCGCCGCTGCCCGCCGGTCGGCCGGCCGGCTGGCGGGCCCGGCTGGAGCTGCTGGCCCGGGCGCAGTGGGCGACCTACCGGCGGCACCGGTGGCTGCCGCACGTCATCTCGATCGCCCGCCCGCAGCTGATCCGGCACGGCATGGCGCACACCGAGTGGGCGTTGCGGGCCACCGGCGGCCTGCGCCTGGACCGGCAGGTGCGCTGGCACATGGCGGTCACCCTGATCGCGTACGTCCGCGGGATCGCCACCAACCTGGAGATGCGGGCGCAGGCCGAGCAGGACACCGGCCTCACCGACGACCAGTGGGTGGATCGCCAGGTGGGCACGTTCCAGCAGCTGATGGCGGCGGGCGGCTTCGCCACCATGGCCACGCTGACCGCCGAGGGCGACGTGGAACTCGACCTGGACAGTGTCTTCGAGTTCGGCCTGCACCGGCTCCTCGACGGCTACGCCGCGCAGATCGCGGCAGCCGCCGGGCCGACCGGCGGGATCAGTCCGGGAAGGTGA
- a CDS encoding zinc-binding dehydrogenase, with the protein MRALVSRGPGAPLRVEQVRLPAPGPGELRIRIRAAGICHSDLSMVDGTLAPAYPLVLGHEATGVVVEAGPGATPEVGTPVVLNWAPACRSCWFCRHDEPWLCVANAAPAVARGETADGTPLHVTLGLGALAEEVVVPAHAAVPVPAGLPPEQAALLGCAVLTGTGAVRNTARVAAGESVAVIGLGGVGLAVLTAARAAGATPILAVDVAEAKRELALAAGATDFLRSDDQLSKQVRARTEGRGVDHAFECVGRSATIRAAWRITRRGGAVTVVGMGGKDDLVSLAALDIFHSARTLRSSVYGSADPDREVPELARSVDAGTLDLRPLVSGTLGLDEAPAAFDRLARGEGARWVVTFPD; encoded by the coding sequence ATGAGGGCGCTGGTGTCCCGTGGCCCGGGCGCGCCGCTGCGGGTCGAACAGGTCCGGCTGCCCGCGCCCGGGCCCGGCGAGCTGCGGATCCGGATCCGCGCCGCCGGCATCTGCCACTCCGACCTGTCCATGGTGGACGGCACGCTCGCGCCCGCGTACCCGCTGGTGCTCGGGCACGAGGCCACCGGGGTGGTCGTCGAGGCCGGCCCCGGTGCCACGCCGGAGGTCGGCACGCCGGTGGTGCTCAACTGGGCGCCCGCCTGCCGGTCCTGCTGGTTCTGCCGGCACGACGAGCCGTGGCTCTGCGTCGCCAACGCCGCGCCGGCCGTTGCCCGGGGCGAGACCGCCGACGGCACCCCGTTGCACGTCACCCTCGGTCTGGGGGCGCTCGCCGAGGAGGTGGTGGTCCCGGCGCACGCCGCCGTGCCCGTCCCCGCCGGGCTGCCGCCCGAGCAGGCGGCCCTGCTCGGCTGCGCGGTGCTCACCGGCACCGGCGCGGTCCGTAACACCGCCCGGGTGGCCGCCGGCGAGTCGGTCGCGGTGATCGGCCTCGGCGGGGTCGGCCTCGCGGTGCTCACCGCCGCCCGGGCCGCCGGCGCCACGCCGATCCTTGCGGTCGACGTCGCCGAGGCGAAGCGGGAGCTGGCCCTGGCGGCCGGCGCGACCGACTTCCTCCGCTCCGACGACCAGTTGTCGAAGCAGGTGCGGGCGCGCACCGAGGGGCGGGGTGTCGACCACGCCTTCGAGTGCGTCGGCCGGTCCGCGACCATCCGGGCCGCCTGGCGGATCACCCGACGTGGGGGAGCGGTCACCGTGGTCGGCATGGGGGGAAAGGACGACCTGGTCAGCCTCGCCGCGCTGGACATCTTCCACTCCGCCCGCACGCTGCGCTCCTCGGTGTACGGCTCGGCCGACCCGGACCGGGAGGTGCCCGAGCTGGCCCGGTCGGTCGACGCCGGCACGCTCGACCTGCGCCCGCTGGTCAGCGGCACGCTCGGGCTCGACGAGGCGCCCGCCGCGTTCGACCGGCTGGCCCGGGGCGAGGGCGCCCGTTGGGTGGTCACCTTCCCGGACTGA
- a CDS encoding aldehyde dehydrogenase family protein, producing MDLAAAPPALLVRRHLHIAGAWADPAEGETIPVENPATGDIVGQVPAGAPADVDRAVAAARDAFAGWAATDPAERAAHLDRLHTALAARTDQIARTVALELGTPLKLATRVQAGLPLTVLRTMVELAARPPAEETVGNSLVVREPVGVVGAITPWNYPLHQVVAKVAPALAAGCTVVLKPSELTPLTAYLLFDAITEAGLPAGVVNLVPGTGPVVGEALAAHPDVDLVSFTGSTATGRRIAHLAADRIARVALELGGKSANLILADADLATAVKVGVGNAFLNSGQTCTAWTRMLVHRDRYAEALDLAAAAAGAYTVGDPFDPATRLGPLVSAAQAERVRGHVDRALADGARLVTGGPAAPLPPRGHYVAPTVLADVHPDSALAQEEVFGPVLAVIPFTDTDEAVAIANNSRYGLAGAVWSADEEQALAVARRLRTGQVDVNGGAFNPLAPFGGYRQSGLGRELGHHGVEEFTEVKAIQR from the coding sequence ATGGACCTCGCCGCCGCGCCCCCCGCCCTCCTGGTCCGCCGCCACCTGCACATCGCCGGTGCCTGGGCCGACCCCGCCGAGGGGGAGACGATCCCGGTCGAGAACCCGGCGACCGGCGACATCGTCGGGCAGGTCCCGGCCGGCGCCCCGGCCGACGTCGACCGAGCCGTCGCCGCCGCCCGGGACGCCTTCGCCGGCTGGGCCGCCACCGACCCGGCCGAGCGCGCCGCCCACCTCGACCGGCTGCACACCGCCCTCGCCGCCCGGACCGACCAGATCGCCCGGACCGTCGCGCTGGAGCTGGGCACCCCGCTCAAGCTCGCCACCCGGGTACAGGCCGGCCTGCCGCTGACCGTGCTCCGCACGATGGTGGAGCTGGCCGCCCGGCCACCCGCCGAGGAGACGGTCGGCAACTCGCTGGTGGTCCGCGAACCGGTCGGTGTGGTCGGGGCGATCACCCCGTGGAACTATCCGCTGCACCAGGTGGTGGCCAAGGTCGCCCCCGCCCTCGCAGCGGGCTGCACGGTGGTGCTCAAGCCCAGCGAGCTGACCCCGCTGACGGCGTACCTGCTCTTCGACGCGATCACCGAGGCGGGGCTGCCGGCCGGCGTGGTCAACCTGGTGCCCGGGACCGGGCCGGTGGTGGGCGAGGCGCTCGCCGCCCACCCGGACGTCGACCTCGTCTCGTTCACCGGCTCCACCGCCACCGGCCGCCGGATCGCCCACCTCGCCGCCGACCGGATCGCCCGGGTCGCCCTCGAACTCGGCGGCAAGTCGGCCAACCTGATCCTCGCCGACGCCGACCTCGCCACCGCCGTCAAGGTGGGGGTGGGCAACGCCTTCCTCAACTCCGGGCAGACCTGCACGGCCTGGACCCGGATGCTGGTGCACCGGGACCGGTACGCCGAGGCGCTCGACCTGGCGGCCGCGGCCGCCGGGGCGTACACCGTGGGGGACCCGTTCGACCCGGCGACCCGGCTCGGCCCGCTGGTCTCCGCCGCCCAGGCCGAGCGGGTGCGCGGGCACGTCGACCGGGCCCTGGCCGACGGGGCGCGGCTCGTCACGGGCGGCCCCGCCGCGCCGCTGCCGCCACGCGGGCACTACGTCGCGCCCACCGTCCTGGCCGACGTGCACCCGGACAGCGCGCTCGCCCAGGAGGAGGTCTTCGGCCCGGTGCTCGCCGTCATCCCGTTCACCGACACCGACGAGGCGGTCGCCATCGCCAACAACTCCCGCTACGGACTCGCCGGCGCGGTCTGGTCCGCCGACGAGGAGCAGGCCCTGGCCGTCGCCCGCCGGCTGCGGACCGGTCAGGTGGACGTCAACGGCGGGGCGTTCAACCCGCTCGCGCCGTTCGGCGGCTACCGGCAGTCCGGCCTCGGCCGCGAACTGGGCCACCACGGCGTCGAGGAGTTCACCGAGGTCAAGGCGATCCAGCGATGA
- a CDS encoding TetR/AcrR family transcriptional regulator C-terminal domain-containing protein, which produces MPRPRQPLLDRQRIVDTARAVIDAEGLTALSTRRLAAELGVQGPSLYHYFATKQDLLDAVADSVTATVDTSAFATRDWREALRRWALSYRRALRAHPNIVPHLAQGPGRRPAALAMADAVYGGLVRAGWPPARATHIGAALRYFVAGSALGSFARGFVEDPELYAAHYPHLTQAHRLAGHQRSVDEGAFALGLDALLHGLAAEYDRSVGPLEPADRAE; this is translated from the coding sequence GTGCCCCGACCCCGTCAGCCGCTGCTGGACCGGCAGCGGATCGTCGACACCGCCCGGGCGGTCATCGACGCCGAGGGGCTGACCGCGCTCTCCACCCGCCGGCTCGCCGCCGAACTGGGCGTGCAGGGGCCGTCGCTGTACCACTACTTCGCCACCAAGCAGGACCTCCTCGACGCCGTCGCCGACAGCGTCACCGCGACCGTCGACACCTCGGCCTTCGCCACCCGGGACTGGCGGGAGGCGCTGCGCCGGTGGGCGCTGTCCTACCGGCGGGCGCTGCGCGCGCACCCGAACATCGTGCCCCACCTGGCGCAGGGGCCGGGCCGGCGGCCGGCCGCCCTGGCCATGGCCGACGCCGTCTACGGCGGTCTGGTCCGGGCCGGCTGGCCGCCGGCCCGGGCCACCCACATCGGCGCGGCGCTGCGCTACTTCGTCGCCGGGTCGGCGCTCGGCTCGTTCGCCCGCGGCTTCGTCGAGGACCCGGAGCTCTACGCCGCCCACTATCCGCACCTGACCCAGGCGCACCGGCTCGCCGGGCACCAGCGCTCGGTCGACGAGGGTGCCTTCGCCCTCGGCCTGGACGCGCTACTGCACGGCCTGGCCGCCGAGTACGACCGCAGCGTCGGCCCGCTGGAGCCGGCGGACCGTGCGGAGTAG
- a CDS encoding acyl-CoA dehydrogenase family protein, translated as MDFAPTDEQRAVRDTVRAFIAREVMPLEQEALRRERAHRPGLERSELRELQLKARKFGFWGLATPEEYGGMDLPAVTQSLVWTELGRTFLPFRFGGEADNILFRATPEQQREFLLPTIEGERISCFAITEPGAGSDAANIRLRARRDGDDWVLDGEKTFITNGNDADFAIVVAVTDPEKGARHGGATAFLVDRAMGWRSEFIQTMGEGGPASLIFDGVRVPHRNILGEVGQGFALGMEWIGKGRYTIPSHALGIAERALQMAIDQANTRETFGAKIGTNQAIQWMIADSEVELEAARWLVLRSAWTVDQGLDARHASSIGKLYGAGMVNRVVDRVLQIHGGMGYTRELPIERWYRQVRLYRIFEGTDEMQRLIISRDLLRGYTKIGGHLA; from the coding sequence ATGGATTTCGCACCCACCGACGAGCAGCGTGCGGTCCGGGACACCGTCCGCGCCTTCATCGCCCGCGAGGTGATGCCGCTGGAGCAGGAGGCGCTGCGCCGCGAGCGCGCCCACCGGCCCGGGCTGGAGCGTTCCGAGCTGCGCGAACTCCAGCTCAAGGCGCGGAAGTTCGGCTTCTGGGGCCTCGCCACCCCCGAGGAGTACGGCGGGATGGACCTGCCCGCCGTCACCCAGTCGCTGGTCTGGACCGAACTGGGCCGGACCTTCCTGCCGTTCCGCTTCGGCGGCGAGGCCGACAACATCCTCTTCCGCGCCACCCCGGAGCAGCAGCGGGAGTTCCTGCTCCCCACCATCGAGGGCGAGCGGATCTCCTGCTTCGCGATCACCGAACCGGGCGCCGGTTCGGACGCGGCGAACATCCGGCTGCGCGCCCGCCGCGACGGCGACGACTGGGTGCTCGACGGCGAGAAGACCTTCATCACGAACGGCAACGACGCCGACTTCGCCATCGTGGTGGCGGTGACCGACCCGGAGAAGGGCGCCCGCCACGGCGGCGCGACGGCGTTCCTGGTGGACCGGGCGATGGGCTGGCGGTCCGAGTTCATCCAGACCATGGGCGAGGGCGGGCCGGCGTCGCTGATCTTCGACGGCGTACGGGTGCCGCACCGCAACATCCTCGGCGAGGTCGGCCAGGGCTTCGCGCTCGGCATGGAGTGGATCGGCAAGGGCCGCTACACCATCCCGTCGCACGCCCTGGGCATCGCCGAACGGGCCCTGCAGATGGCGATCGACCAGGCCAACACCCGGGAGACGTTCGGCGCCAAGATCGGCACCAACCAGGCGATCCAGTGGATGATCGCCGACTCCGAGGTCGAGCTGGAGGCCGCGCGCTGGCTGGTGCTGCGCTCCGCGTGGACGGTCGACCAGGGCCTGGACGCGCGGCACGCCTCGTCGATCGGCAAGCTCTACGGCGCCGGCATGGTCAACCGGGTGGTGGACCGGGTGCTCCAGATCCACGGCGGCATGGGCTACACCCGGGAGCTGCCGATCGAGCGCTGGTACCGGCAGGTCCGCCTCTATCGGATCTTCGAGGGCACCGACGAGATGCAGCGGCTGATCATCTCCCGTGACCTGCTGCGCGGCTACACGAAGATCGGCGGCCACCTGGCCTGA
- a CDS encoding aminotransferase class V-fold PLP-dependent enzyme, giving the protein MELEQAQKLWQPEPGWLNTATYGLPPEPAWAALQEALAGWRVGRMSWEGWSEAAGRARVAFAGLVGVAPADVAVGSTSSQLLAPVAAALPPGATVVVPEVEFTSNLFPWLVQQERGVRVRTVPLAGLVDAIDAGTDLVAFSLVQSADGAVAPYEKIVAAARAHDALVAVDATQAAGWLPFDAGLADAVVVSGYKWLMGPRGTAFAYLAPALRDRLRPDAACWYAGADPYASYYGPPLRLADDARRFDTSPAWFSYVGAAPALELLAEIGLPAVRDHDVALANRFLAGLGRPPGDSAIVSVEVPAAQEKLARAGVRAAVRAGRVRAAFHLYTTEQDVDLALDALAG; this is encoded by the coding sequence ATGGAACTGGAGCAGGCGCAGAAGCTGTGGCAGCCCGAGCCGGGCTGGCTCAACACCGCCACCTACGGTCTGCCGCCCGAACCGGCGTGGGCGGCCCTGCAGGAGGCGCTCGCGGGCTGGCGGGTGGGACGGATGTCCTGGGAGGGCTGGTCGGAGGCGGCCGGCCGGGCCCGGGTGGCCTTCGCCGGTCTGGTCGGGGTGGCCCCGGCGGACGTGGCGGTCGGCAGCACGTCGTCCCAGCTGCTCGCCCCGGTGGCCGCCGCGCTGCCGCCGGGCGCCACGGTGGTGGTGCCGGAGGTGGAGTTCACCTCCAACCTGTTCCCGTGGCTGGTGCAGCAGGAGCGGGGGGTGCGGGTGCGTACGGTGCCGCTGGCGGGGCTGGTCGACGCGATCGACGCCGGCACCGACCTGGTCGCGTTCAGTCTGGTGCAGTCCGCCGACGGCGCCGTCGCCCCGTACGAGAAGATCGTCGCGGCGGCCCGCGCGCACGACGCCCTCGTCGCGGTGGACGCCACCCAGGCGGCTGGCTGGCTGCCCTTCGACGCCGGGCTGGCCGACGCGGTGGTGGTGTCGGGCTACAAGTGGCTGATGGGGCCGCGCGGCACCGCCTTCGCCTACCTGGCCCCGGCGCTGCGCGACCGGCTGCGCCCCGACGCCGCGTGCTGGTACGCCGGCGCCGACCCGTACGCCTCCTACTACGGCCCGCCGCTGCGGCTGGCCGACGACGCCCGCCGCTTCGACACCTCCCCGGCCTGGTTCTCCTACGTCGGGGCGGCGCCGGCCCTGGAACTGCTGGCGGAGATCGGGCTGCCGGCGGTCCGGGACCACGACGTGGCGCTGGCCAACCGGTTCCTCGCCGGGCTCGGCCGGCCGCCCGGCGACAGCGCGATCGTGTCGGTCGAGGTGCCCGCCGCGCAGGAGAAGCTGGCCCGGGCCGGGGTCCGGGCGGCGGTCCGCGCCGGCCGGGTCCGGGCCGCCTTCCACCTCTACACCACCGAGCAGGACGTCGACCTGGCGCTGGACGCCCTGGCCGGCTGA